The following proteins are encoded in a genomic region of Arachis ipaensis cultivar K30076 chromosome B02, Araip1.1, whole genome shotgun sequence:
- the LOC107626992 gene encoding myosin-16-like: MGVAENIVVGSHVWVPDPELVWIDGQVLSIKGKEAEIQLSDGNKVGSSLSKLHPKDEDAPPNGVDDMTKLAYLHEPGVLYNLKNRYDINEIYTYTGNILIAINPFKNIEDLYDVNVMKRYKGAAVGDLSPHVFAIAEAAYRAMINEEKNNSILVSGESGAGKTETTKMIMQYLAFLGGHNASEGRTVEKQVLESNPVLEAFGNAKTVKNSNSSRFGKFVEIQFDKHGRISGAAIRTYLLERSRVCQISDPERNYHCFYLLCASPPEDKEKYKLGDPKSFHYLNQSNCYELVGINAAQEYLSTKRAMEVVGINQEEQEAIFRVIAAILHLGNINFAKSEEETDSSVLENEESKLHLQITAELLMCDPSALEDALCKRVMITPEEVIKRSLDPLGATVSRDGLAKTLYSRLFDWLVQKINVSIGQDPESKCLIGVLDIYGFESFKNNR, from the exons ATG GGGGTTGCAGAAAACATTGTTGTGGGTTCTCATGTTTGGGTTCCAGATCCGGAATTAGTTTGGATTGATGGACAAGTACTAAGTATCAAGGGAAAGGAAGCTGAGATTCAACTTAGCGATGGGAATAag GTTGGTTCTAGTTTGTCAAAGTTACACCCCAAGGATGAAGATGCTCCACCTAATGGTGTTGATGACATGACCAAGCTTGCATATTTGCATGAGCCGGGAGTGTTGTATAATCTGAAAAATAGATATGACATCAATGAAATATAT ACTTATACCGGAAATATTCTTATTGCCATCAATCCCTTCAAAAATATTGAAGATCTGTATGATGTTAACGTCATGAAACGTTACAAGGGAGCGGCAGTTGGAGATTTAAGCCCACATGTTTTTGCTATTGCTGAAGCAGCATATAG AGCAATGATTAATGAGGAGAAGAACAACTCTATTCTGGTTAGTGGTGAGAGTGGTGCTGGTAAGACAGAAACAACCAAAATGATTATGCAGTACCTGGCATTTTTGGGTGGTCATAATGCATCTGAAGGGCGAACTGTTGAAAAACAAGTTCTAGAA TCAAACCCAGTTCTTGAAGCATTTGGTAATGCAAAGACAGTAAAAAATTCCAATTCTAG CCGTTTCGGAAAATTTGTTGAGATTCAATTTGATAAGCATGGACGAATATCCGGTGCAGCCATTAGAACTTATCTACTAGAGAGATCACGTGTATGCCAAATCTCGGATCCTGAGCGTAATTATCACTGTTTTTACCTGCTTTGTGCTTCACCTCCTGAG GACAAAGAGAAATATAAGTTGGGAGACCCTAAATCATTTCACTACCTTAATCAATCCAATTGCTATGAATTAGTTGGCATTAATGCAGCTCAAGAGTATCTTAGCACCAAGAGAGCCATGGAAGTTGTGGGAATAAATCAAGAAGAGCAG GAAGCAATCTTCAGAGTTATAGCTGCTATTCTTCATCTTGGAAACATTAACTTCGCAAAATCAGAGGAAGAAACTGATTCATCAGTTCTAGAAAATGAAGAGTCCAAGTTGCATCTCCAAATAACCGCAGAACTTCTCAT GTGCGATCCTAGTGCTTTGGAAGATGCACTTTGTAAGCGTGTGATGATTACCCCAGAGGAAGTTATTAAAAGAAGTCTTGATCCTCTTGGTGCAACGGTTAGCAGGGATGGTTTAGCCAAAACACTATATTCTCGTTTATTTGACTG GTTAGTCCAAAAAATCAATGTCTCAATTGGGCAAGACCCAGAGTCAAAATGTCTCATTGGTGTTCTTGACATATATGGCTTTGAAAGCTTTAAGAATAACAGGTGA